In a single window of the Vicinamibacterales bacterium genome:
- a CDS encoding D-cysteine desulfhydrase family protein — MTVTKSIQQVLAKYPRNELIRTPTPLVHLKHLSERLDVDLFIKRDDLTDLALGGDKPRKLEYETAKANSQGATVLVTCGSAQSNHARLTTAAARKLGLKSALVLSSDELKAFQSNLLTVYLMGAEVRFVETRDHWDLESHALAFCEELRLKGERPYYIPVSGTTPTSCLGYVRAGLELVDQFELQDIRPDAVYIPFGTGGIFTSTLLALRECGVECPLIGISVNASQQKCEENLVKWWAGICRLLDVDPDRSREGYEIHDGYIGQEYGDATEGCLDGLMLMAETEGILLDPVYSAKVFSGLLAHHAAGRWPSGTRLVFIHSGGTPALFAYHDKIKQHLIKRGRIIDA; from the coding sequence ATGACCGTCACCAAGTCCATCCAGCAAGTATTGGCCAAATACCCCCGGAATGAGTTAATCAGAACGCCGACGCCCTTAGTTCATCTGAAACACCTGAGTGAGCGTTTGGATGTTGATCTATTTATTAAGCGAGATGATCTTACTGACCTAGCCTTGGGCGGGGACAAGCCACGCAAGCTGGAATACGAGACGGCCAAGGCGAACTCCCAGGGTGCAACCGTATTGGTTACCTGCGGTAGCGCGCAGAGTAATCATGCACGCCTGACGACTGCTGCTGCTAGGAAGTTAGGACTTAAGAGCGCGCTCGTCCTAAGTAGTGACGAATTGAAAGCGTTTCAGTCCAATCTCCTGACGGTTTACCTAATGGGTGCGGAGGTTCGATTTGTCGAGACTAGGGACCACTGGGACTTGGAATCACACGCCTTGGCATTTTGCGAAGAGTTGCGGTTGAAGGGAGAGCGGCCCTACTACATCCCGGTCAGCGGAACGACGCCGACGAGTTGTCTGGGATATGTTCGCGCGGGACTGGAGTTGGTTGACCAGTTCGAGTTACAGGACATTAGGCCCGATGCGGTTTACATTCCATTCGGCACTGGGGGCATCTTCACCTCGACCTTACTGGCACTTCGTGAGTGCGGCGTTGAGTGTCCTCTCATCGGCATCAGCGTGAACGCGTCTCAACAAAAGTGCGAGGAAAATTTGGTGAAATGGTGGGCTGGAATCTGTCGACTACTCGATGTCGATCCAGACCGTTCTCGTGAGGGCTACGAAATCCACGACGGCTACATTGGGCAGGAGTACGGTGACGCCACCGAAGGTTGTCTCGATGGCCTTATGCTAATGGCTGAGACGGAGGGAATCTTACTCGACCCAGTCTACTCAGCTAAGGTTTTCTCAGGGTTGCTCGCCCACCACGCCGCTGGTCGCTGGCCGTCCGGCACCCGGCTAGTCTTCATCCACTCTGGAGGCACGCCGGCTCTCTTCGCGTACCACGACAAGATCAAGCAACACCTTATTAAGCGTGGGCGAATAATCGACGCATGA
- a CDS encoding cyclase family protein, translating into MCAPHVIETVRRTVSRRELLGTIGTVTLGAACGGTAPVETSTAVSPEPQSGKFDQIFDLTHVLTMSIPVYPSLTKPQMRQTASLEENGVYNNDLVFGEHTGTHIDAPMHFAEGGLTTDQLPAERFFAPLVVLSIAARASSNPDTVVTIDDILSWEQEHGRLPEKAFVAMLSGWGDRISDAEAFTNADEAGVTHYPGFSGETASFLCEERDIVGVGVDTFSLDTGNAEGYPAHRTFLPAGKYGVELIANLDTVPAAGATIIVGAPKHERGSGGPARVFAVN; encoded by the coding sequence ATGTGTGCACCACATGTCATTGAGACAGTTCGTCGAACAGTGTCGCGACGGGAACTGCTGGGCACCATTGGGACGGTCACCCTTGGCGCGGCGTGTGGGGGAACCGCTCCAGTTGAAACATCAACCGCGGTAAGTCCTGAGCCGCAATCGGGGAAATTCGACCAGATCTTCGACCTGACACATGTGCTCACAATGTCGATCCCAGTTTACCCGTCACTTACAAAACCACAGATGCGCCAGACTGCGAGTCTTGAGGAAAACGGCGTTTACAACAACGACCTGGTTTTCGGTGAGCACACCGGCACACATATCGATGCTCCTATGCACTTTGCTGAAGGTGGTTTAACCACGGATCAATTACCAGCCGAGCGCTTCTTCGCACCGCTGGTGGTCCTGTCAATTGCTGCACGGGCCAGCAGTAATCCTGACACGGTTGTGACTATCGATGACATTCTGTCTTGGGAGCAGGAACACGGCCGCCTGCCCGAAAAAGCGTTTGTAGCGATGCTGTCAGGGTGGGGAGACCGAATCAGCGACGCCGAAGCGTTCACGAACGCAGACGAAGCAGGAGTAACACACTATCCCGGCTTCAGTGGAGAAACGGCTTCGTTCCTTTGTGAAGAACGGGACATCGTCGGTGTAGGTGTTGATACATTCAGCCTCGATACCGGTAACGCTGAAGGCTACCCAGCCCACCGAACATTCTTGCCTGCTGGAAAATACGGCGTTGAACTAATCGCAAACCTCGACACTGTTCCGGCAGCGGGTGCAACCATTATCGTGGGTGCGCCAAAGCATGAGCGCGGGTCGGGTGGTCCAGCGAGGGTTTTCGCAGTGAATTAA
- a CDS encoding TonB-dependent receptor translates to MRTVAVFAIIALAVVTGLTQTHLGSIRGTVTDSTDARIAGATVEVVNTSTNIRRVITTSGESAFVFSQLPPGEFRISIGRDGYKTHVSRVVLQVSQRLRLDAQLELGVVTEQVIVTAPDTPIELDSSALTTVIDNQQIVQLPLDGRNFLELALLAAGTSPSPQGSAASVRGDFAMSVNGARENANAFLLDGAYNVDPKLNTPAVRPTIDAIKEFRILTSTYDASFGRHAGAQVNVTTKTGANQFSGTAYEFFRTEALNARNAFAPTDGPAPDYRRNQFGMSLGGPLIENRTFFFTDYEGLRLKEGVTKIANVPTLAERQGDLSASLLTPPTNPFTGQRFPGDVIPAPFLNPIGKAIANLYPLPNRNVPFENYIASPNQRDRNDRFDARIDHTLGPGSGLTARYSFGDRRLFEPFSGTGFAEVPGFGSNIERRAQNLMVSQTQVISPAVVNDLRIAFSRVSTGVFHQNFGNSLNSTVGLPEMSTNPRDFGLSFIKVTGYSPIGDEFNNPQHSETNLLQVLNSLSFVRGRHLLKAGFDAHFTRQKAFRDVQSRGFLTFTSQPYFTGNALADLLLGLPLMTGGATLDNRQQLRTESFNAFFQDEIRLNSSLTVSAGVRYEVTSPPVDTNDRANVFDPVSQAVVRVGTKGIPRGGYATDYNNIAPRFGLAWTPGMSNNTVVRGGYGIYHNRTALAPGEGLYFNPPFFDFNLWYPLPGAPLTLANPFPTQFPIATPPSALAFDRNLKTPWLQQWSLPAPVRQSTVGGGELRRLKGAQFAHRARH, encoded by the coding sequence ATGCGGACCGTAGCGGTTTTCGCGATAATCGCACTGGCGGTGGTGACCGGCCTGACCCAAACCCATCTAGGATCCATCCGTGGCACGGTAACCGACTCGACTGATGCCCGTATTGCTGGGGCCACAGTGGAGGTCGTAAACACCTCGACCAACATACGTCGTGTCATAACTACCAGTGGCGAGAGTGCCTTCGTTTTTTCGCAGCTGCCGCCCGGCGAATTCAGAATCTCAATCGGACGGGACGGATATAAGACCCACGTTAGTCGAGTGGTGCTCCAAGTCAGTCAGCGACTTCGTCTAGATGCTCAACTTGAGCTCGGTGTGGTTACAGAGCAGGTGATCGTAACCGCACCCGATACACCGATTGAGCTAGATTCCTCTGCATTAACGACGGTTATTGATAACCAGCAGATTGTCCAGTTACCCCTCGACGGACGGAATTTCCTCGAACTCGCGTTGCTCGCAGCGGGAACCTCGCCGTCTCCACAAGGGTCGGCAGCCTCGGTTCGTGGTGACTTCGCCATGAGCGTCAACGGCGCGCGCGAAAATGCAAATGCGTTCCTACTCGATGGTGCTTACAACGTCGACCCTAAACTGAACACCCCGGCCGTGCGACCGACAATCGACGCGATCAAGGAATTTCGTATCCTGACCAGCACGTACGATGCGTCTTTTGGCCGTCATGCCGGCGCCCAAGTCAACGTGACGACAAAGACTGGTGCCAATCAGTTTAGTGGTACGGCCTACGAGTTCTTCCGCACAGAAGCGCTAAATGCTAGGAATGCGTTCGCACCAACCGACGGCCCGGCACCAGACTACCGACGGAATCAGTTCGGCATGTCACTCGGTGGACCATTGATTGAGAACCGGACATTCTTTTTCACCGATTACGAAGGCCTGCGACTCAAAGAGGGGGTCACCAAGATCGCAAATGTGCCGACGCTCGCCGAGCGGCAAGGTGATTTGTCAGCCAGCCTGCTTACACCACCAACCAACCCGTTCACCGGCCAGCGTTTTCCAGGCGACGTCATTCCGGCACCGTTCTTGAATCCAATTGGCAAAGCAATCGCCAACCTCTACCCGCTCCCGAATCGTAATGTTCCCTTCGAAAACTACATCGCGTCGCCTAACCAGCGTGACCGTAACGATCGCTTTGATGCCCGAATCGATCACACGCTCGGCCCTGGGTCCGGACTGACAGCGCGCTATAGCTTCGGAGATCGGCGGTTATTTGAACCGTTCTCGGGGACAGGTTTCGCCGAGGTACCGGGTTTTGGGTCAAACATTGAACGCCGAGCTCAGAATCTCATGGTCAGTCAGACCCAAGTCATCTCGCCGGCCGTTGTGAACGACCTGCGGATAGCGTTCAGTCGGGTGTCTACTGGCGTATTTCACCAGAATTTCGGTAACAGCCTTAACAGCACTGTAGGACTGCCAGAAATGTCGACTAATCCTCGGGATTTCGGCCTTAGCTTTATTAAAGTCACCGGCTACTCACCCATCGGCGACGAGTTCAATAATCCGCAGCATAGCGAGACCAACCTTTTACAAGTATTGAACTCGCTTAGCTTCGTTCGTGGACGTCATCTACTGAAAGCCGGTTTTGATGCACACTTCACCCGCCAGAAGGCATTCCGTGATGTCCAGTCGCGAGGTTTTCTAACATTCACCAGCCAACCGTACTTCACAGGTAACGCGCTCGCCGATCTCCTGCTTGGTCTACCCCTCATGACAGGGGGCGCCACACTTGACAACCGCCAGCAGCTACGCACTGAGAGCTTTAACGCATTCTTCCAGGACGAGATTAGGCTCAACTCTAGCCTTACGGTGTCCGCCGGTGTTCGGTACGAAGTCACTTCACCCCCTGTCGACACCAATGATCGTGCAAACGTTTTTGATCCTGTATCACAGGCGGTCGTCCGAGTGGGCACCAAGGGTATCCCTCGTGGTGGCTATGCAACCGACTACAACAACATCGCCCCGCGCTTCGGGCTCGCGTGGACGCCCGGTATGAGCAACAACACTGTGGTTCGCGGTGGATATGGGATTTACCACAATCGAACGGCCTTAGCACCTGGCGAGGGGCTGTATTTTAATCCCCCGTTCTTCGATTTCAACTTGTGGTATCCGTTACCGGGGGCTCCGCTGACACTAGCTAACCCATTTCCGACTCAGTTTCCGATAGCGACGCCTCCGTCAGCGTTAGCATTCGATCGCAACCTAAAGACTCCATGGCTACAGCAGTGGAGCCTTCCAGCACCAGTTCGGCAATCGACGGTCGGTGGAGGTGAATTACGTCGGCTCAAAGGGGCACAATTTGCTCACCGCGCGAGACATTAA
- a CDS encoding PQQ-binding-like beta-propeller repeat protein codes for MTKLSPRHLNRVALWVSLTAFSVVPATANDWPDWRGPNRDGTSLETGLIATWSPDGENLAWRVPYGGRSGPIVNNGHVYIQNAVGEGENLQERLMAFDVSNGALLWQHRFNVYLSDVPPHRVGWASPVSDVVTGHLYVFGAGGSLLSLTAHGELRWERSLNEEFGLITTHGGRTVSPVLDGDLVIISGLSSGWGNQAIGRHRFMAFHKDTGETIWVSTPGGRAFDTTYSTPIISEVGGTRLLIAGGGDGTVHALQPQTGQPVWNFSMSKRGINTGVVIAGDRAFVSHGEENLDTSEMGLLAAIDATITGALGSDAVAWQVTGVLSSYSSPVIDGDRIYQVDNSANLAAFDTSSGSKLWELNIGTIQRASPVLADGKLYVGSVTGRFFVLEPSRDGAEILSEVQLGTVTEPEELLGSPAIANGRVYVVTDRALYAIGPKVPRVERRLPTPASLPTSTDPVAHVRVSPTELVVEPGQLVSLRVDLFDARGQLLPQSEVTWALDGLDGRVTANGEFLAEPTTGGQAGSVTATVNNVTGGARLRVIPALPNTYDFEGDAPGSSPAFWIASAGKFEVRDVDGSRVLVKKSDNPFTRRARVYNGAAQLSDYTVEADISAIQSRRQMGDAGVNAQRHTLVLMGNHQRLELQTWQPETVRTVTTPFAWEPDTWYRLKLSVENLDDGRVHARGKVWPRADAEPDDWTLQMVDENPHQQGSPGIYANAPFEIFFDNIRVYEN; via the coding sequence ATGACAAAACTTAGTCCTCGTCACCTCAATCGCGTTGCTCTCTGGGTTAGCTTGACGGCTTTTTCTGTCGTGCCTGCAACGGCGAACGACTGGCCCGATTGGCGAGGGCCAAATCGTGACGGCACCTCCCTCGAAACTGGTCTGATCGCAACCTGGTCACCAGACGGTGAAAACTTAGCTTGGAGAGTGCCCTATGGTGGACGCTCCGGCCCGATCGTTAACAACGGACACGTGTACATCCAAAACGCCGTCGGTGAGGGTGAAAACCTCCAAGAACGACTAATGGCGTTCGACGTGAGTAACGGAGCACTCCTCTGGCAGCACCGGTTTAATGTGTATTTGAGCGACGTGCCGCCTCACCGGGTGGGTTGGGCATCGCCAGTTAGCGATGTCGTTACTGGACACCTCTACGTTTTCGGTGCTGGGGGGAGCTTGCTATCCCTTACTGCTCATGGGGAACTACGCTGGGAGCGATCGTTGAACGAAGAGTTTGGTCTCATTACCACCCACGGTGGGCGCACCGTGTCCCCAGTTCTCGACGGCGACCTAGTGATCATCAGTGGGCTGTCCTCGGGATGGGGCAACCAAGCAATTGGACGTCACCGCTTCATGGCTTTTCACAAGGACACCGGCGAGACTATCTGGGTAAGCACACCGGGCGGCCGCGCCTTTGACACAACTTATTCAACTCCGATTATTAGCGAAGTCGGCGGAACCCGACTCCTCATCGCTGGCGGTGGCGACGGCACCGTCCACGCACTCCAACCGCAAACGGGTCAACCAGTGTGGAATTTTTCGATGAGTAAACGCGGTATTAATACTGGTGTCGTGATCGCGGGTGACCGAGCTTTCGTCAGCCACGGGGAGGAAAATCTCGATACCAGTGAGATGGGATTACTTGCGGCGATCGACGCCACAATAACCGGCGCCCTCGGTTCAGACGCCGTTGCTTGGCAGGTAACCGGCGTTCTCAGCAGTTACTCCTCACCCGTCATCGACGGTGATCGGATCTACCAAGTAGACAACAGCGCAAACCTGGCAGCCTTCGATACCTCGTCGGGAAGCAAGCTATGGGAATTAAACATCGGCACGATTCAACGTGCATCACCGGTTTTGGCAGACGGTAAGCTGTACGTCGGGTCGGTGACAGGACGCTTTTTCGTCCTTGAGCCAAGTCGAGATGGAGCCGAGATCCTGTCGGAAGTCCAACTAGGCACTGTGACTGAACCCGAAGAATTGTTGGGGTCACCCGCTATCGCGAATGGACGTGTTTATGTCGTCACAGACCGAGCTCTATACGCGATCGGCCCCAAGGTGCCACGTGTCGAGCGCCGCCTACCGACACCGGCTTCGCTCCCAACGTCAACCGACCCAGTAGCCCATGTCCGTGTTTCACCGACTGAACTGGTTGTTGAGCCTGGACAGCTGGTGTCGCTTCGAGTCGACCTATTCGATGCACGGGGACAGTTGTTGCCCCAAAGCGAGGTGACCTGGGCACTTGATGGGCTTGACGGACGGGTCACGGCCAATGGCGAGTTCCTTGCCGAACCCACTACGGGTGGCCAAGCTGGGTCGGTAACAGCAACGGTCAATAACGTCACCGGAGGTGCGCGGCTACGGGTGATCCCAGCCCTCCCCAATACATACGATTTCGAAGGAGATGCGCCAGGCAGTTCGCCAGCGTTCTGGATTGCGTCAGCCGGAAAATTTGAAGTCCGAGACGTGGATGGTAGTCGCGTTTTGGTTAAGAAATCAGATAACCCGTTCACTCGTCGCGCGCGGGTGTATAACGGCGCTGCCCAACTCTCCGACTACACAGTCGAAGCGGACATCTCAGCAATCCAGAGCCGGCGCCAGATGGGTGACGCTGGGGTCAATGCTCAGAGGCATACACTGGTCCTGATGGGCAACCATCAGCGGCTGGAACTCCAGACCTGGCAACCCGAGACCGTGCGTACCGTTACAACCCCTTTTGCTTGGGAACCGGATACATGGTACCGCCTAAAGCTCAGCGTCGAGAATCTTGACGATGGTCGTGTCCACGCACGCGGTAAGGTGTGGCCACGTGCCGATGCGGAGCCAGACGACTGGACCCTGCAGATGGTCGATGAAAATCCGCATCAACAAGGTAGTCCCGGTATTTACGCAAATGCGCCCTTCGAGATCTTTTTCGACAACATCCGAGTGTATGAAAACTAG
- a CDS encoding PQQ-binding-like beta-propeller repeat protein yields MRRRLPWFGAVGAFVGLLNIFVVAQESSSQQSDWPMWGGTPDRNMISNMVGLPSDWDIATGHNIKWVAELGSQTYGNPVVAEGVVLVGTNNEAVKDLRQQGDMGVLMAFREENGELLWQHANAKLAAGRVHDWPYQGVCSSPLVENGVVYYVSNRGEVLALDIEGFRDGENDGWVTDEPYSSEIDADVIWRFDMLEEVGAFPHNMSNSSPVVYGDLIFVSTSNGQDESHVNIQSPMAPAIIALNKTTGELIWEDNSVDDRILHGQWASPTVGTIGGVDQVIMGQGDGWIRGYEVTSGEKLWEFDTNPKDSVWPRTRNELIATAVVYNDLVYIANGQDPEHGEGIGNMYAIDATQRGDITELGRVWYYTDIRRTVSTAAIYDGLIYQPDFSGFLHCLDAKTGEVYWVYDTFAAIWGSPLVVDGRVYLGDEDGDVVVLKTGKELEVIAENYLGSAVYSTPVPANGVLFLGSRNQLFALVEN; encoded by the coding sequence ATGCGACGACGATTGCCTTGGTTCGGCGCCGTTGGTGCGTTCGTTGGTCTACTCAACATTTTCGTTGTGGCGCAGGAGTCATCGTCACAACAGAGTGACTGGCCGATGTGGGGCGGGACACCTGACCGAAACATGATTTCAAACATGGTCGGTCTCCCCAGCGACTGGGATATAGCCACCGGACACAACATTAAGTGGGTAGCTGAACTTGGTTCGCAGACTTATGGCAATCCAGTCGTCGCCGAAGGAGTCGTGCTGGTAGGCACAAACAACGAAGCAGTTAAGGACCTACGGCAGCAAGGTGACATGGGCGTTCTTATGGCCTTTCGTGAGGAAAATGGCGAATTGCTTTGGCAACATGCCAACGCGAAGCTAGCCGCGGGCCGGGTGCACGACTGGCCCTATCAAGGCGTGTGTTCGTCCCCACTGGTCGAAAATGGTGTGGTTTATTACGTCTCGAATCGAGGCGAAGTATTGGCACTCGATATCGAAGGTTTTCGAGACGGCGAAAATGACGGATGGGTAACAGACGAACCCTATTCGAGCGAGATTGATGCCGATGTTATTTGGCGGTTCGATATGCTCGAGGAAGTTGGCGCATTTCCCCACAACATGTCCAACTCGTCGCCCGTCGTCTACGGTGATTTAATTTTTGTAAGCACCTCAAACGGTCAGGATGAAAGCCATGTGAACATCCAGTCACCCATGGCGCCGGCAATTATCGCTTTGAATAAAACGACCGGCGAATTGATTTGGGAGGACAACTCCGTGGATGACCGCATTCTCCACGGCCAGTGGGCATCGCCAACGGTTGGGACAATTGGCGGCGTCGACCAAGTAATCATGGGGCAGGGTGACGGTTGGATACGCGGCTACGAGGTAACATCGGGCGAGAAGCTTTGGGAATTTGACACGAACCCGAAGGACTCTGTCTGGCCACGAACACGTAATGAGCTCATCGCCACGGCAGTTGTTTACAACGATCTCGTTTATATCGCCAACGGACAGGACCCGGAACATGGCGAGGGAATCGGTAATATGTATGCGATCGACGCTACGCAGCGTGGGGATATCACTGAGCTGGGTCGTGTCTGGTACTACACGGACATTCGCCGGACAGTGTCGACTGCAGCAATCTACGATGGGCTGATCTACCAACCGGACTTCAGTGGCTTCCTCCACTGCCTGGATGCGAAAACCGGAGAAGTTTACTGGGTTTACGACACGTTCGCCGCCATCTGGGGCTCACCTCTCGTAGTCGATGGCCGCGTCTATCTAGGTGATGAAGACGGGGACGTTGTCGTGCTGAAAACCGGCAAGGAACTTGAGGTTATTGCCGAGAATTACCTCGGCAGTGCCGTTTACAGTACTCCGGTGCCAGCCAACGGCGTACTCTTTCTAGGCTCCCGTAATCAACTGTTCGCTCTCGTCGAAAACTGA
- a CDS encoding PQQ-binding-like beta-propeller repeat protein has product MRAVIMVLALIMASAADGASGADSQPLPNEPRSTVDWPQFRGDLSLDGVSTSPVPDDPQLLWTFDTGEMVDSSAAIANGVVYVGTYAGDLIALNLSDGSPRWRYHASEWGIGESSPAVVNGTVYIGDLSGVLHAVDINTGKARWTFETEAEIKSSPVLVNGIVLIGSYDSHLYGLSADSGNPIWKFETSSYVHATPAVVNGIAYFGGCDEEFRGVRVSDGEEIFAVSSGAYTAASPTIIGTTAFYGTFANEVLALDLDQGVIRWRYEHPTRHFPFYSSPAFHNGLVVLGGRDRMVHALDAETGKSQWVFTTRGRIDSSPAIAGDRVYVGSNDGRLYGLALSDGTHEWEYEIGSSVSTSPAIASGRIVVGAEDGLIYCFG; this is encoded by the coding sequence ATGCGTGCGGTAATTATGGTCCTAGCTTTGATCATGGCTAGTGCTGCCGACGGGGCGTCGGGTGCGGACAGTCAGCCCTTGCCAAACGAACCGCGATCGACTGTTGATTGGCCACAGTTCCGAGGTGACCTATCACTGGATGGGGTTTCGACATCACCAGTGCCTGATGACCCTCAACTGCTGTGGACCTTTGATACGGGTGAAATGGTGGACTCATCAGCAGCAATCGCTAATGGTGTCGTCTACGTGGGCACCTACGCCGGTGACCTCATAGCTCTCAATCTTAGTGATGGCTCACCCCGCTGGCGCTACCATGCGTCAGAATGGGGCATCGGTGAATCATCTCCAGCCGTGGTAAACGGCACCGTCTACATTGGAGATCTCTCTGGAGTGCTGCACGCCGTTGACATCAACACCGGTAAGGCTCGCTGGACCTTCGAGACAGAGGCCGAGATCAAATCCTCACCCGTCCTCGTCAACGGCATCGTCCTCATCGGATCATACGACAGCCATCTATATGGCCTCTCGGCAGACAGTGGTAACCCGATCTGGAAGTTTGAAACCAGCAGTTACGTCCACGCCACGCCGGCAGTCGTCAACGGCATCGCATATTTCGGTGGATGCGACGAAGAATTCCGAGGTGTGCGGGTGAGCGACGGTGAGGAAATCTTCGCAGTCTCCTCCGGCGCCTACACCGCTGCTTCTCCCACAATCATAGGCACGACCGCGTTTTACGGCACTTTTGCCAATGAGGTGTTAGCTCTCGACCTCGACCAAGGGGTGATTCGATGGCGTTACGAACATCCCACTCGTCACTTCCCCTTCTACTCGTCCCCAGCCTTTCACAACGGACTCGTTGTGCTCGGAGGACGCGACCGGATGGTGCACGCACTCGACGCTGAGACCGGTAAATCCCAATGGGTCTTCACCACACGCGGTCGAATTGATTCGTCACCAGCAATCGCTGGTGATCGCGTTTATGTTGGCTCCAATGACGGGCGACTCTACGGCCTTGCCCTGTCCGATGGCACGCACGAATGGGAATACGAAATCGGATCATCCGTGAGCACCTCTCCGGCGATCGCTAGCGGCCGAATCGTTGTCGGCGCTGAAGACGGACTGATCTACTGCTTCGGATGA